A region of Chitinophaga horti DNA encodes the following proteins:
- a CDS encoding SRPBCC family protein has protein sequence MYSIHHQLLIAAPLQQVYRAITSVDGLSHWWTPRTELLSSGAPTLRFHFGNGYFKDMIITGQRENTSFHWKCVAGDPEWIGTTLSFELIHDEQVDQPEMKGQVEQAASDRGVVLRFQHTGWRENTPNLAECSYTWAMFLKSLKLYCETGVGKPWPGQHK, from the coding sequence ATGTACAGCATCCATCATCAGTTACTGATCGCCGCTCCCCTCCAACAGGTTTATCGCGCTATTACCAGCGTAGATGGCCTAAGCCACTGGTGGACGCCTCGGACGGAGCTGCTCAGTTCAGGCGCCCCCACGCTCCGCTTTCACTTCGGCAATGGATACTTCAAGGATATGATCATTACCGGTCAGCGGGAAAACACCTCTTTCCACTGGAAATGTGTAGCCGGCGATCCGGAATGGATAGGCACTACACTTTCGTTTGAATTGATACATGATGAACAGGTTGATCAACCGGAGATGAAGGGGCAGGTGGAACAGGCGGCCAGCGACCGTGGCGTGGTACTGCGGTTTCAACATACGGGTTGGCGGGAGAATACGCCAAACCTGGCCGAGTGTAGTTATACCTGGGCGATGTTCCTGAAAAGTTTAAAGCTGTATTGTGAAACGGGTGTCGGGAAGCCGTGGCCGGGGCAACATAAATAG